The genomic segment TGTATTGGTGGATGATAAGAATGTCCCGAGTGCATCAAATGAACAAGCGGACCCTGGTGCTTCCCCTATTAAACAAGCCCGGCCTAAAAAGACGAAAAAGCTTGATGCATAACTAGACCCTATCGTTAACCCAAAGCCTTGTCCCAAGAAAGCATGTCCAGAGCGTGGGGTATCTGTCGCAAGGCTAAGATGGTATCTGTCGCAAGGCTAAGATGGCATCTGAAGAGCGTACATGAGTGGGATGAGGGTGCTGTCAACTTCTACCTTGCAGAGGACTCGCCCAGATGAGAAACAAAATTCTATGAAGAGGTGCCCAGTGAAGGGATGCAAGTGGTGGGCTGCTGTCCTCGGAAGGCATCTGAAGAAACAGCACAAGATAACGAAAAAAGTAAACCCTAGTTTGTATAGGAAAACGATGAAAGAGGAAAAGAAGGTGAAAAATATAATTGCTAGAATCCGAGAAAGACCTGTAAGGCGTGAATCCCAGCCTCAGCAACCCGTTCCACCTGCAAGAAAAAGAGTACTCGAACCTGTAGGAGAAGCATCCACAAGCCGTGCTGGTGATCATGAAATGGACGAAGAAGAAGCGCGGTGTTTGCCAGATTCACAACGCAAAACCGCATTGGTCGAAAGTGAAAACGAGTCATGGTCAGATGGAGGGAACAAAGAGGACACTCCTTTCGATCCCTCTAAGTAAGAAGAGTATTCGTCATTAAAAGAAGAAAGTGCATTTGGTGGTATCTCAAAACTAAAACAAGTAGATCCTTTGACAGAAAAGAGTGAGCTTGAGAGTGACCCGCAGGTTTTCGATGACAGCGTTCAAGGTTTTGCCTCACACCTGATGGGACCAAACAGCGGCCGTAAATATAGAAAAGTAGCCACTCAAAAGCAGAGGCAAGTGATGGCGATAGCTGATGCAGTCGTGCCAACAGGCCCCAAAACGATGCTAAGAGTCTGGGGTGACACCGACTCAATATGAAGCAAGTGTTTTTAGGAgtccagaaaaagaaaagcatGGCTTGATTCGCAGAACAGAAGTGAAACGGCAAAGGGTCTATCGGCAGGGACTCTACAAGCATAACGCTTGATGAGTACTTTGGCTACGTGTTTCAACACATGCCAGGTAGACTCACAAAAACGGAGCACGGGAAGATCAGCACCCTATCTCAGGTTCAAGGGTCGTGGAGAAAATCGTTGGCGCAAAGCAAAGCTCAGCAGGAGTTTCCGACGATCCAAGATTTCGAGTCAGATTTCTCTCGACGACTTAGCCGTTGTAATGACGTCTGAGCTTGCCAAGCGTGCGCAAGCAAGGCTGAAGTTTGGCTACCAAGGACTGAAGTAATGAGCTGCTACCTATGTACGACGTAAGTGAATTTACTCTCTTGAGAAATTACCTTATGGCCAAACTACTGTACGACCTAGCTGGCCGGGATTTTAGCTGCTCTGGGCTGACTATCAATGAATGGCGAGGTAGGCTAAAAGAacactgttagtttcagggagttatttttactccactcagagagtaaaaactactctttgcGATGGAGTACTTTTAAAGGAGTAATTTTAACTCCTTTattggagtaaaaactactccactgaggagaattttttttgtttactcccTTAACGGAGTAAGTTTTACTCTGCTGAGAATTAGTATCGaatttttattagaaaaagaGTAATTTTCACTCTTGTTGGTCAAATAATGGAGTAAAAAGTACTCTTGTCTGGGAGGTAATTTTAGCAGAATAAAAGCTACTCCAACTATCTCAAGTGAaaagagttatttttactccagaTGGTCAAGAAATGGAGTAAAAAAGTACTCCTTTGAGGGGGTAGGTTTTGAAGAGTAAAAAGTACTCCAGCCATCTCGTGTtgaaagagtagtttttactccagcTGTATCTTTTTAGAGCAGTATCAAACCActccaaatatataaaataaagggagttgtttttttttactctgaattagctgaatttaaaaagaaaacgaTAGTCTTCATTATATaagacaaaagataaaaataatagtttATCGAATTTATTTAAAACTCTACCCGTGCCTAGGAGTTTCCTAAGATTCCCTAAGTtcgatcaaaacaacaaaatatgattaaaCTCCCTAAAAATTCCTAGGATTTCCTAGTATAAGCAGTAGACCAGTAAATCGGAATAATTTGGATAAGAAAATCTTAGGAAGAAGATTTGAAGTATTCTACAATTTAGGAACTCTTAGGAAATTcttaggaaatcctaaaagaaAATTTTCAATACAAGAACAGGCCTCACCATGCTTGCATATATTGTCAGCTTTactacaacaataagaaatGTAATCAAAGACAGGCATTGGACTCGAACTTGAGTTTtatgtggtgtactttcagAATTCGCTCAGAATAATTAGAACTATATTGAAAAGAAAGATGGGTAGGGTGATAattgtataaaattcttagatccgatttgaacattataaaataatatacatTGTTTCTTATAGAAATGCTACttgagattataaaaaaaagaagtcccGCTTTGCAGATAGAAGACGGCTCACTAGGGCCCGTAAAAGCAAAATGTGCCGGGCGTCCTTTGCTTTAGTGGCCGAGAGGGGCTTGGGCCCAAGGCGCAAAATCGTAACGGTCGAACGAAAGCCATTATCACAGCCTCCAAACGGATAGCCGTTTATTCCCGTCTTTTCTACGCGTAATTCACCTTTTTTTAAGGATTTGATGGCAGAACAGGGATTGAAGTTAAAGGTTAGTGTGTAATGGGCTTTATAATGTGATAGGTTCAATAGTAAATGTGATTTTTGCGACCAACCTCAGCATCAAATCATCGTTCGTGAGCGGATTTCCCGAACTAGACTGATATGTTTTGTGATTCTTTGTTATCTTCCAAAGCAATACCACCTTCTTATGTGTTTCTCTTATTATCTTCGCAGGACATTATGATAGAGATAGTAAAATGTGCTCGAGTTGCAAagccagaaaagaaagaagtttGAGGTATAAGGAATGTATCAATGCGTAAATCGCaagaaacgaataaaaacttCGTAAACTTAAGTTATTCACTAATCACTGTACTTACATCTAAAGCGCCTATGCTTTATAAACTGTTACTTGAAGCACAAAATTGAATAACTTAGCTTAGTAAAAACCTAGTAATCAGTCTTGCACCTAAAATTTgtccagatatttattttgaatatctaaTGTTACTGTAGTTGGTTTTTGTCCGTATATTCTGATCACAGTAAACCCTGTGTTGtagttttacttccggttaattAGCATATCTTTCGCACATGCGCACCCGGATCGAGTTCCTCGTGTAGTCCGCCATGTTTTGTACTGTGTTAATAAAATAGGTGAATAAAAAGCCTTCAAGTCAACTTAttacatggtgtcagaagcAAACTGAAGGAAAATCACTCTCAAACATACCAGGTCGGTATTTTACGAGAAATCTAGCAAGTTTACACAAGGAAAATGGCCGAACTCACTGGACTCACTAGCCCTCGTATGGACTGGAATGCAACCGATCTTCAACAAGCGCTAAAAAAGTTCAAGGCAACCGTCGAATTGTACTTTTCTGGCCCGCTTAAGTCCAAATCGGAGGAAGAAAAGGTCAGTTATCTGTTGATATGGACGGGAGAAGAAGGAATTGAATTAGTTTCTACGTGGTCGCTAACCTCAGACGAGAAGAAAAAGCTGTCAACTTACTGGAAGAAGTTTGAAGAATACGTCGCCCCCAAGAGCAATTTTCGCTTAGCACGATTTAAACTACGCACTCTGAAGCAAAAGGACGATGAACCAGTGGATTCATTTATAAAGAAAGTAAGATTGCTAGCCAGCGAATGCAGGTATGATAATGTAGACGAACACATTATTGACGCTCTAATTTTCGGGTCTCGCCGCCCACGTGTCCAGGCTAAACTCCTCGAGTTAGACAAAACTCTAACGCTCGCTAAGGCAATAGACATAGCCAGGACTGAGGAAGCCACTTCGGCTCAGTTACAAGATATTAGAGGCACAAACACTATACCTGTACACGCAACAACCCACAAAAGCCCTTCTTCACATCCCAAGACACACTCACGTGAAAATAAACAAGTACAAACTTGTGGGAACTGTGGCACTAGCCATGATGTGACACAAAAATCCCTGTGCCCCGCAAACGGAACAAAATGCAACAACTGTGGGAAACCAAACCACTGGGCCAAGGTTTGCCGTTCCACCAAACCCCAAGGTCCCACCCCGAGGGGAAGAGGCAGGCGGGGAAACCGGAACAAATCAAAGCAACAGATAAACACCCTCAGCAATGAGAATGCTAGCACTGCACCTGAGCCCCTAGATTCCCCACAGTTATATTTTCACTCTCTGACCATTGATAGTATGTCTCGACAGAACACTCAAGCGCTCGTCAACATACAGGTTAACTCGAGTAACGGGACACTACCACTATTATGCAAGATTGACACTGGTGCTGAAGGAAATGTGATCCCATTAAGCAACTACAAGCACATCTATCCAGAGTCACTCTGCGACATAGACGGCAAGCCCCTCAGCTTAGCCCCATCAGATACAAGGATAACAGCATATGGAGGCCATGAAGTACAACACTACGGTACCTGCAACCTCACTTTACTACATAACGGTCAGTCCAGCCCTCATGAATTTCATGTTGTAAACACGACAGGACCTACAATCCTAGGACTACCCACATGTACTGCAATGAAGCTTGTAACCCTTAACCACAGTCTAAGCAAAGACCAGGCTGAGCCAGCCGAAATACGACCAGCTCAAGTACCCAAGGATGACCCTGAGGCAAAGGCAGCTCTACTAAGACAGTATGCTGACTGCTTCGAAGGCATCGGATGCTTCAGCGGAGAGTTCCATATCACACTTGACCCTACAGTACCCGCTGTGGTTCACCCGCCACGACGAGTCCCTGAAGCACTTCAGGAGCCTCTGCGCAAGGAGTTGGAATCCCTCGTACAGCAAGGAATCATCACCAAGGTTGATGAACCCACTGACTGGGTCAACTCGCTAGTCTGTTCCACAAAGCGGAATGGCTCCATACGACTCTGCCTTGATCCAAAGGACCTCAACTGCGCCATCAAACGTCCACATCATCGTACACCCACTCTTGATGAAGTCTTATCAAAGCTAAGTGGATCCGAGTACTTCTCCATAGTTGACGCCCGCAGCGGTTATTGGAACATAAAGCTTGACCAGGAAAGCTCACTCTATACAACATTCAACTCTCCCCATGGAAGATTCAGATTCCTACGACTACCCTTTGGTCTGATTTGTGCTCAGGACATCTTCCAAAAGAAGGTCGATGAAACCTTTGGTGACTTACCTGGGGTGACAGGCATCACAGACGACATAGTTGTTTACGGACGCAACCGTAAGGAGCATGACAATAACCTGAAAGCAGTAATGGAGCGTGCCCGTGAAACTGGTCTGAAATTCAATGCTGACAAATGCAAAATTGCCAGCAAGGAACTTGTCTTCTTCGGACACACCCTAAGTGCAGATGGTCTGAAACTTGACCCTGCTAAGGTTgaagccatcaacaacatggATCCTTCAACGAGCCTCACAGATCTCCAAGTCTTCCTAGGTATGACGCAATACCTTAGCCGTTTCATACCCAACCTCGCTTCAACAGCAGCGGTCCTCTGGGACTTGACAAGGAAAAGTAGTCAATTCCAGTGGTGCCCAGAACACCAGAAAGCTGTAGATGACATCAAGAAGCTCATCACATCGCCAGCCTCGCTGCAGTATTTCGACAGCACCAAGCCTGTCGTAATCCAGGTGGATGCATCTCAACGTGGCCTCGGCGCGACACTCATCCAAGATAAAGGCCCTGTGGAGTACAGAAGTAAGCTACTCACTGAAACCGAGAGGAGGTACTCCAACATAGAAAGGGAAATGCTTGCAGTCGTCCATGGTCTCGAGAAATTCCACTACTACGCTTATGGACGCCACGTCCAGGTCCACACGGACCACAAGCCACTGGAGGCAATATTCAAAAAGCATCTGGCCAGCGCGCCACCCCGCATTGCCAGGATGATGCTGCGGATACAGAAATACGACATCGACATTCGATATGTCCCAGGGAAGGACATACCCCTGGCCGACGCCCTCTCACGACTTAACCCAAGTCCCGGTGACACTATCGCTGGACTTGATGTCTCTATACATGAGCTACACTTGCACCTCAATGCTAGCCCTACTAGGATAACGCAGATCCAAGAGGAGACGAGGAAGGACACAACACTTCACTCACTTCGTGCCGTCATCGCCCAAGGTTGGCCAAACAAAAGAGCTGAATGCCCTGAGTTACTACACCCATACTGGAACTATCGTGACGAACTTACTGTCGCCGATGGATTGGTCCTGAAGGGTACCCGAATTGTAATTCCAAAGACCCTGCAGCCAGATGTTCTACAGCAGCTACACTATGCACACCAGGGTGCGGAAAAATGCAAGCTCAGAGCCAAGGGATCAGTCTTTTGGGCGAACATCAATGCCGACATCGACAACATGGTCAAGAGTTGTGCTCCCTGTCAGCATAATCAGTCCATGAACACTAAAGAGCCGCTAATGCCTCATGATGTTCCACCAAGGCCCTGGCACACCCTAGCATCTGACTTGTTCTCCTGGAACGGTTCACCATACTTACTACTCTCTGATTACTACAGTAAGTTCCCAATTGTGCGCAAGCTAACTAACATCCAATCATCTACTGTCATCGCTCACCTCAAAGGAATATTTGAGGAACATGGCATACCAGACAAACTTGTCACAGGACATGACACCCAGTTTACGTCTGCTCTATTCAAGGTTTTCAGCAGCACCTATGGATTTATTCATACAACTACAAGCCCATACTACAAGGAGGCTAATGGCTTCATAGagagaaatgtgcaaactgTCAAGGATCTCCTTCAAAAGTGCAAGGAATCAGGGCAAGACCCACATCTAGCCATGCTGTGCCTGAGAACAACCCCTTTGGGTCACACCCTGCCATCACCAGCAGAGTTGCTAAATTCCAGAATATATCAGTCTAACCTGCCAGCTACTTCCAGGCATGCACTACTGAACAAACCTGACTATGATGCCAATGTCAAGCTGCAAGCCAGACAAGACCGACAGAAATCATATTACGACAGGACTTCCAAGTGTCTACAGCCTGTCTACCCTCAGGACGCTGTCAGAGTCTTCAACCCCCTCAACTCCAAATGGGAGCCAGGAATAGTTCGAGCCGCTGCGCCAACCCCACGCTCGCACATTGTGGACATGGCCAATGGCAGTACTCTCACCAGAAACCGCAGACACATTCGTCCCACAGGTGAAAAACTAAGCTTGAATAATACCTCAGCTACTGATGACTACGAGCCTGTAGCAGAACCAGCACCTAACGGCAACCAACCCCCAACAGAGCCAAGGACGTCTACACCTGGTACCCCTGCGAAGTCCACACCTACCCAAAGTGGTCCACCATTACGCAGATCAACACGGACAGTGAAGCCCCCAGACAGACTGAACTTGTAGCATTTGCTACACAAACATTAGATATTGAACTATGTTATTATTAGTACTGCAaagttctttgtttttttacacCCCTAATTGGACACTACCAGTCACATTTGTACTCATGTAATTTTTCAGCTTTTCAGCTTAGAGAAGGGGATGTTGtagttttacttccggttaattAGCATATCTTTCGCACATGCGCACCCGGATCGAGTTCCTCGTGTAGTCCGCCATGTTTTGTACTGTGTTAATAAAATAGGTGAATAAAAAGCCTTCAAGTCAACTTATTACACCCTGCATATGAAGAACCTAGTTATCTTTTCAAGCTAGCCTACCAGGTTCAAATTTAAATGGTGCATATAGAGGCATTAGGCTTCTAGCTTGTTATCTGAAAATACAAAGATGGAGGAGGAGGCAGTTCCTTTGCAAAACCGTAATGACGCCAAAAAAGGGTAATGTTCAAAAGctgttatagaaaaataatattgtgtaTGTTTGTTTCAGCTTTATTATGTTGGGACATTTGTTAGTAATGTTGTCCTGGATACCTTATGTCAAATGACTATTTTTTCAActgatatttttgttatttttaaactgaattgtttaattaaatgatttgtcaAATTAATAATAACGTCTTTTCCTTGGTGTTTCTAAAGTACTCTAATTTCTCCAGTATTAGGCTCTGAAGTACGTGGagccattttgtaaaaacaggggggagggggttgaaatcattcctttagttacccaattagtagggggaaataacaaaattgggagtaaaaattgactcccattttgagggtgaattgtactcttttaatggagtaactacaagcaacctagtaaattactccacttagctaccccctaaagtgggtaaaatctactcccctgagagagtaggaaaaaaaggagtaaaaaataactccaaaaagggagtcattttgtacctcggttttttactcccttttttACGGTGGCCCACTAGGGTCacggcaaattaaaaaaagccacggcaaattaaaaaatgcCACGGCAGAACAAAGCAAACGCACGGCAAAAGAAAGCGATCTCAcggcaaaataaatcaaactcGCGGCAGAACAAAGCATCTCACGGCAAAGAAAGCAATCCCACGGCAGAATACAACGAACTCACGGCAGAACACAACGAACACGGCAGAACACAACTACGACCTGGCCCACAAGGGTCatggcaaattaaaaaaagccacggcataaaacaaaaaattacgCAGGGTTCCCACAGTCAGGGAAAAGTCAGTGaaattcgattttttttcaaggtcAGGGAATTGTCAGGGAATTATGATTTAAGTCAGGGAAATTTGATAATTCTCAAAAAGTCAGGGAAAAGTCAGGGAATAAttcttatttttcaaaaatcattATTATGAATTGTGTTGGCGATAATCAAGCAACCTCACTGTTAATTAAAAGTTTCAAAAATCGCAATACATCAGTATAAACGAATTATCCTATGTGGTTTTCCTGTGGAGGAAAATGAAGTGGAGGACTGGGTCTGAATTATGTCGGCCATCTTGTTGCAGTATTGGAAAGCACGTGGAGGTAGGGCTGGAATTAAGTATTTTAGCTATTTTAAGGGCATTATTTCATAACCTTAGCAGTGATAGAGTGGGGGGATGCATAATGTAACAATTTATTGATCATTTAATGACAAAATCGGTAAACTAACGACATTTAATTCAAGATATTTTTGTATGCAGCGAATTTTTTCGTAACTGTTCAGTCTTAGTCTTAagctttaaaaattatttttgtttatcctGATTTGCATTTTGAAAAAGAGGAAACCACGCCTGAACTTAGTtagatatacattttttttgtccattctcattgcatttaattgcAGCATGACTTTATACAAAATTATTTACAGTCGTAACacttattttttataacttttGTATTGGTTTGTAGATGAGTAAGCGAACTGTATTTAATAATCTATGGCTTCAAGACCCACTATTTCCTTGGGTTGCACAAGCTCAGGAATCAACTAAAGCAAGGTGTAAAATGTGCTCTGTTACATTTGAGCTTGGAAATATGGGAAAACAAGCACTGATAAGTCATGCTAAaggcaaaaaacatcttaggAGAGTTGCTCCATCGACACAACAAGTTTCTTTGAACTCTTTTGTCACTGTGCAAAAGCAAGAATCCGAACAAAATTCTTCAGCAGCAGAAAGGACATTGACTGTACCACCTCCTCCCGTCGATCTTTCTCAAGTTGCCAGTTCATCTGATTCATCTAAAGGCACAATTAAAAAGTATGTTACCAAAGATGAAACTCTAAAAGCAGAGGTGCTGTGGGCTATAAAAGTCCTCATGTCTCACTATTCCTGTAATAGTAGTGCAGGCACTGACAAGCTATTTTCCAATATGTTTCCAGACAGTGTAATTGCCAAACAGTTCCAATGTGGAGCAACAAAGTGTTCATACTTGATTTGTTTTGGCATTGCCCCATTTTTTCATGATGAATTAATGAAAAGACTTCAAGAGCAAGGAACAATGTATGTTATCTCATTTGATGAATCGCTGAATAAAGTGATCCAGAAAGAACAGATGGATTTGATTGTGCGCTTTTGGGATGTTCAGAAGAATAAAGTTGTATCAAGATACATTGATTCCCAGTTTCTTGGTCACACAAGAGCTGCAGATTTACTTCAAAGTTTCAAGCTAGGTCTACAAAAGCTGAATCCTGCAAACCTTGTGCAGGTATCGATGGATGGTCCTAATGTTAACTGGAAATTTCTTGAAGACCTATTAGAAGATAGAGAACAAACTGATCCAGATCTTCCAAAGCTCATTAATATTGGTGCCTGTGGGTTACATGTGGTACATGGGGCTTTTAAATATGGAGCTACAGCCACAGGCTGGCGTCTTGATAAACTTCTGAGGTCTCTCTGGTACACTTTTTCAGACTCACCAGCAAAAAGAGAAGATTATGAAGCCATTTCTGGAAGTTCCATGTGGCCACTACGATTTTGTGGAACAAGGTGGCTGGAAGATTTGCCAGTGGCAGAACGAGCAGTGGCTATCTGGCCAAATATCAAGAAATATGTTGACGAGGTGTCAAAGCTACCAAAGAGCAAAATTCCTACAAGCCAATCTTTCAAAAATCTACAGGCATTTGTACAAGATCCACTCATTGTTGCCAAACTTGAGTTCTTTATTAGTATCGCACGCATTCTTGGGCCTTTTTTGAAGAAATTCCAAACCGATCAGCCCATGGTCCCCTTTCTTACACAAGATGTACAAACCATACTTGAAGCAATCCTTTCCAAGTTTGTTAAGAAGTCTGTGCTTCAAGAGGCAACAACATGTGCTAAGCTTGCTAACATTGATGTTAGCAAGTCTGACAATCTTCTACCACCAAGGAAGGTAGATGTAGGTTTTGCT from the Nematostella vectensis chromosome 4, jaNemVect1.1, whole genome shotgun sequence genome contains:
- the LOC125561913 gene encoding uncharacterized protein K02A2.6-like; the encoded protein is MAELTGLTSPRMDWNATDLQQALKKFKATVELYFSGPLKSKSEEEKVSYLLIWTGEEGIELVSTWSLTSDEKKKLSTYWKKFEEYVAPKSNFRLARFKLRTLKQKDDEPVDSFIKKVRLLASECRYDNVDEHIIDALIFGSRRPRVQAKLLELDKTLTLAKAIDIARTEEATSAQLQDIRGTNTIPVHATTHKSPSSHPKTHSRENKQVQTCGNCGTSHDVTQKSLCPANGTKCNNCGKPNHWAKVCRSTKPQGPTPRGRGRRGNRNKSKQQINTLSNENASTAPEPLDSPQLYFHSLTIDSMSRQNTQALVNIQVNSSNGTLPLLCKIDTGAEGNVIPLSNYKHIYPESLCDIDGKPLSLAPSDTRITAYGGHEVQHYGTCNLTLLHNGQSSPHEFHVVNTTGPTILGLPTCTAMKLVTLNHSLSKDQAEPAEIRPAQVPKDDPEAKAALLRQYADCFEGIGCFSGEFHITLDPTVPAVVHPPRRVPEALQEPLRKELESLVQQGIITKVDEPTDWVNSLVCSTKRNGSIRLCLDPKDLNCAIKRPHHRTPTLDEVLSKLSGSEYFSIVDARSGYWNIKLDQESSLYTTFNSPHGRFRFLRLPFGLICAQDIFQKKVDETFGDLPGVTGITDDIVVYGRNRKEHDNNLKAVMERARETGLKFNADKCKIASKELVFFGHTLSADGLKLDPAKVEAINNMDPSTSLTDLQVFLGMTQYLSRFIPNLASTAAVLWDLTRKSSQFQWCPEHQKAVDDIKKLITSPASLQYFDSTKPVVIQVDASQRGLGATLIQDKGPVEYRSKLLTETERRYSNIEREMLAVVHGLEKFHYYAYGRHVQVHTDHKPLEAIFKKHLASAPPRIARMMLRIQKYDIDIRYVPGKDIPLADALSRLNPSPGDTIAGLDVSIHELHLHLNASPTRITQIQEETRKDTTLHSLRAVIAQGWPNKRAECPELLHPYWNYRDELTVADGLVLKGTRIVIPKTLQPDVLQQLHYAHQGAEKCKLRAKGSVFWANINADIDNMVKSCAPCQHNQSMNTKEPLMPHDVPPRPWHTLASDLFSWNGSPYLLLSDYYSKFPIVRKLTNIQSSTVIAHLKGIFEEHGIPDKLVTGHDTQFTSALFKVFSSTYGFIHTTTSPYYKEANGFIERNVQTVKDLLQKCKESGQDPHLAMLCLRTTPLGHTLPSPAELLNSRIYQSNLPATSRHALLNKPDYDANVKLQARQDRQKSYYDRTSKCLQPVYPQDAVRVFNPLNSKWEPGIVRAAAPTPRSHIVDMANGSTLTRNRRHIRPTGEKLSLNNTSATDDYEPVAEPAPNGNQPPTEPRTSTPGTPAKSTPTQSGPPLRRSTRTVKPPDRLNL